The proteins below are encoded in one region of Kineococcus mangrovi:
- a CDS encoding alpha-galactosidase yields MTQHDPTPLAPGDGPAAAASGAAAGRTLHLRAAGVSLVVDVPATSVPVVVHWGADLGDLGERHLADLVTAGRTARANNDLDEPQPVRLLPEGSWGWGGRPGLSGHRAGAAWSTRFVPTAVEVEEGPSGGRLRVDCADEAAALTLGIELELLPSGLLRHRATVTNTGTGVYEVLDLALSLPVPVVATELFDLAGRWAKERVPQRRPLTFGSHVRENRRGRTGPDAPLVLAVGTAGFGFRRGEVWAQHTAFSGNHRSIAERLNSGTTTLSGGELLLPGEVRLAPGEGYASPWVFGAWSDAGLDGIAARFHEHLRARPHHPTSPRPVVVNTWEAVYFDLDLDKLLELARAAAEVGAERYVLDDGWFRHRRSDDAGLGDWYVDEGVWPQGLRPLVDGVRALGLQFGLWVEPEMVNPDSDLARAHPDWILRGGDRLPPESRQQQVLDLGNPDAFAYVLERLDAILSEHEISYLKWDHNRDLVEAGSGPVRAPGVHAQTLAVYRLFDELRRRHPGVEIESCSSGGLRVDLEVLEHTDRVWASDCIDPLERQDIQRWTLQLLPPELIGSHVGASPSHTTHRTSDLSFRAGTALFASFGVETDLTGLSADDREELARWVALYKDVRGLLHTGTLVRADDVDPSFRVHGTVAPDGSDALFAVVQTGTPDGSVPGRVRLPGLLPQAEYEVTAQEPGHDPAVRGGRDLPWLASGVRLTGRALEAAGVAAPAMQPQQLLLLRVRRV; encoded by the coding sequence GTGACCCAGCACGACCCCACCCCCCTCGCCCCGGGCGACGGTCCCGCGGCCGCCGCGTCCGGGGCTGCGGCGGGTCGGACCCTGCACCTGCGGGCCGCGGGCGTCAGCCTCGTGGTCGACGTCCCCGCCACCTCCGTGCCGGTCGTCGTGCACTGGGGCGCGGACCTCGGCGATCTCGGCGAACGGCACCTCGCCGACCTCGTGACCGCCGGCCGCACGGCCCGCGCCAACAACGACCTCGACGAGCCGCAGCCGGTGCGCCTGCTGCCGGAGGGGTCCTGGGGCTGGGGCGGCCGGCCCGGTCTGAGCGGCCACCGCGCCGGTGCCGCCTGGTCCACCCGCTTCGTGCCGACCGCGGTGGAGGTCGAGGAGGGCCCGTCCGGGGGGCGGCTGCGCGTCGACTGCGCCGACGAGGCCGCCGCCCTCACCCTGGGCATCGAGCTCGAGCTCCTGCCCTCGGGGCTGCTGCGGCACCGCGCCACGGTGACGAACACGGGCACGGGCGTCTACGAGGTCCTCGACCTGGCCTTGAGCCTGCCCGTCCCCGTCGTGGCGACCGAGCTCTTCGACCTCGCCGGCCGGTGGGCCAAGGAGCGCGTCCCCCAGCGCCGTCCGCTGACCTTCGGGTCGCACGTGCGGGAGAACCGCCGGGGGCGGACCGGACCGGACGCGCCGCTCGTCCTGGCCGTGGGCACCGCGGGCTTCGGGTTCCGCCGAGGGGAGGTCTGGGCCCAGCACACGGCCTTCAGCGGGAACCACCGCTCGATCGCCGAACGCCTCAACAGCGGCACCACGACGCTGTCGGGCGGGGAACTCCTGCTGCCCGGCGAGGTCCGGCTGGCGCCGGGTGAGGGCTACGCCAGCCCCTGGGTGTTCGGCGCCTGGTCCGACGCCGGTCTGGACGGGATCGCCGCCCGGTTCCACGAGCACCTGCGCGCCCGGCCGCACCACCCCACCTCCCCGCGCCCGGTCGTGGTGAACACCTGGGAGGCCGTCTACTTCGACCTGGACCTGGACAAGCTGCTGGAACTGGCCCGGGCCGCCGCCGAGGTCGGTGCGGAACGGTACGTGCTGGACGACGGGTGGTTCCGCCACCGACGCTCCGACGATGCCGGGCTCGGTGACTGGTACGTCGACGAGGGCGTCTGGCCGCAGGGCCTGCGGCCCCTCGTCGACGGGGTCCGCGCGCTGGGCCTGCAGTTCGGGCTCTGGGTGGAACCGGAGATGGTCAACCCGGACTCCGACCTGGCCCGCGCGCACCCGGACTGGATCCTGCGCGGCGGGGACCGGCTGCCCCCGGAGTCCCGGCAGCAGCAGGTCCTCGACCTCGGCAACCCCGACGCCTTCGCGTACGTGCTGGAACGGCTCGACGCGATCCTGTCCGAGCACGAGATCTCCTACCTGAAGTGGGACCACAACCGCGACCTCGTCGAGGCGGGGTCGGGACCGGTCCGCGCGCCGGGGGTGCACGCGCAGACCCTCGCGGTCTACCGCCTGTTCGACGAGCTGCGCCGCCGGCACCCCGGGGTGGAGATCGAGTCCTGCTCCTCGGGCGGGTTGCGCGTCGACCTGGAGGTGCTCGAGCACACCGACCGGGTGTGGGCCAGCGACTGCATCGACCCGCTGGAACGCCAGGACATCCAGCGCTGGACGCTGCAGCTCCTGCCGCCCGAGCTCATCGGCTCGCACGTCGGTGCGTCCCCGTCGCACACGACGCACCGCACGAGCGACCTGTCGTTCCGGGCCGGCACGGCGCTCTTCGCCTCGTTCGGCGTCGAGACCGACCTCACCGGACTGTCCGCGGACGACCGCGAGGAACTGGCCCGCTGGGTCGCCCTCTACAAGGACGTGCGCGGACTGCTGCACACCGGGACCCTCGTCCGGGCCGACGACGTCGACCCGTCGTTCCGGGTCCACGGGACGGTGGCGCCGGACGGTTCGGACGCGCTGTTCGCGGTCGTGCAGACGGGAACCCCCGACGGTTCCGTCCCCGGCCGGGTGCGCCTGCCCGGCCTGCTGCCCCAGGCGGAGTACGAGGTCACCGCGCAGGAACCGGGGCACGACCCCGCCGTGCGCGGAGGACGTGACCTGCCGTGGCTCGCCTCGGGGGTGCGGCTCACCGGCCGCGCCCTCGAGGCGGCCGGGGTGGCGGCACCGGCGATGCAGCCGCAGCAGCTCCTGCTGCTGCGGGTGCGTCGCGTCTGA
- a CDS encoding GNAT family N-acetyltransferase → MQIRDYTEADWAGIWPFFDEIVADGETYALPRGLTSDRARAEWVGAPPWATVVAVEEGTGTVLGTARCGPNRPGAGSHVATASFMVAPAARGRGVGRSLGEHVVARARERGFLAMQFNAVVETNTAAVALWRSLGFAVVGTVPQAFDHPEHGYVGLHVMHRFL, encoded by the coding sequence GTGCAGATCCGCGACTACACCGAGGCCGACTGGGCCGGCATCTGGCCCTTCTTCGACGAGATCGTCGCCGACGGCGAGACGTACGCGCTGCCGCGGGGGCTGACCTCGGACCGGGCCCGCGCCGAGTGGGTCGGTGCGCCGCCCTGGGCGACGGTCGTCGCCGTCGAGGAGGGGACGGGGACGGTCCTCGGGACCGCGAGGTGCGGGCCGAACCGGCCCGGTGCCGGCTCCCACGTCGCCACCGCGAGCTTCATGGTGGCGCCGGCCGCCCGCGGCCGCGGTGTGGGTCGGTCGTTGGGGGAGCACGTCGTCGCCCGGGCGCGCGAGCGGGGCTTCCTGGCGATGCAGTTCAACGCCGTGGTGGAGACCAACACCGCCGCCGTGGCGCTGTGGCGGTCCCTGGGGTTCGCGGTCGTCGGCACCGTCCCGCAGGCCTTCGACCACCCCGAGCACGGCTACGTGGGGCTGCACGTCATGCACCGCTTCCTGTGA
- a CDS encoding class I SAM-dependent methyltransferase, whose protein sequence is MTPTSGPAGDAAWALWQDSPWGRLRYHVVARLLRSWTADLGEGLRVLDAGGGDGRDALPFALAGHDVTVLDRSPQMLALARAAAGAAGVADRVHTVAADLEDLTALAALTRHREGGSGSFDVVLCHDVLQHRASHAQVRADVATLVSSVRPGGLVSLLAPNPPADVLATVLHRGPAAAWVALDADRASDPATGHTALRLSPEFVEDALDDAGCDVVGSAGVLAVTALLEGAERVDDRVAADLEELEVDLSGRPSFAGTARYWLRAGRRR, encoded by the coding sequence GTGACACCCACGAGCGGGCCCGCGGGGGACGCGGCCTGGGCCCTGTGGCAGGACTCGCCCTGGGGCCGGCTGCGTTACCACGTCGTGGCCCGGCTGCTGCGGTCCTGGACCGCCGACCTCGGTGAGGGCCTGCGCGTCCTGGACGCCGGGGGCGGCGACGGCCGCGACGCGTTGCCCTTCGCCCTGGCGGGGCACGACGTGACGGTCCTGGACCGCTCACCGCAGATGCTGGCGCTGGCCCGGGCCGCCGCCGGCGCCGCGGGGGTCGCCGACCGCGTGCACACGGTGGCGGCCGACCTGGAGGACCTCACCGCGCTGGCCGCCCTCACCCGGCACCGGGAGGGCGGGTCGGGTTCCTTCGACGTCGTGCTCTGCCACGACGTGCTGCAGCACAGGGCCTCGCACGCGCAGGTCCGGGCCGACGTGGCGACCCTCGTTTCGTCCGTGCGACCCGGCGGGCTCGTGTCGCTGCTGGCGCCGAACCCGCCGGCCGATGTCCTCGCGACCGTCCTGCACCGGGGGCCCGCCGCCGCGTGGGTGGCTCTGGACGCCGACCGCGCGAGCGATCCCGCCACCGGGCACACCGCGCTGCGGTTGTCGCCGGAGTTCGTCGAGGACGCCCTCGACGACGCCGGCTGCGACGTCGTCGGCAGCGCCGGGGTCCTGGCCGTCACCGCCCTGCTGGAGGGCGCCGAACGGGTGGACGACCGGGTGGCGGCCGACCTCGAGGAGCTCGAGGTGGACCTCAGCGGGCGGCCGTCGTTCGCCGGGACGGCGCGGTACTGGCTGCGCGCGGGCCGACGACGCTGA
- a CDS encoding FAD/NAD(P)-binding protein, with protein sequence MRLTLLFVGAGPRTLGVLDRLSAHAAATGAAVDVHVVDPHPAGAGRVWRADQDPLLWMNSRAADVTVLPDASSRLEGPVRTGPTLHAWLEAHRTALAEEFARTGQDALRREVLSVHEDTFVSRALGNRYLRWAWDRVVAGLPAGVRLTVHRTRVVDVLDDQRGTDRQHAVLEDGTTLDVDGVVLAQGHPDVVPGPREVAAREFAARHGLGYVAPGYTSDLGLSDDEETLPPGRDVLVAGMGLAFVDLLVLLTQGRGGRFEETPDGPVYHRSGREPVLHVGSRRGVPYRSKITYQLTERPVLPRFLTEQELPSRPVLGLRRDVWPLVAKELAGAHYAELFRAHPGRTTLDPAEFDRRFATARWGDPDLDALVAQAVPAAEDRFDLRRLDRPLDGWWAPTGAAVHDRVRAHVAADVERRGDPRFSMDAAVFSALLSCYVTVAGLAHAGRLDDDSVAEVDGWWHGLFSYVASGPPPRRLRELLALADAGVVRFLGADVRFAPDEVGGCWTARSSNSPDATSAAVLVDARLPRAHVTESADPLLRNLSGRGELSELAGGKLVVDTEQRLVHADGTVHPGRFAVGPWVAGGGWAAAFARPGLDAGFFRLNDRVARGLLGLGAVSVVGPRAASTAPSRRTTAAR encoded by the coding sequence GTGCGTCTCACCCTGCTCTTCGTCGGCGCCGGTCCGCGCACCCTCGGCGTGCTCGACCGGTTGTCCGCGCACGCCGCCGCGACCGGAGCCGCGGTGGACGTGCACGTCGTCGACCCCCACCCGGCGGGGGCCGGACGCGTCTGGCGCGCCGACCAGGACCCCCTGCTGTGGATGAACTCGCGCGCCGCGGACGTCACCGTGCTGCCCGACGCGTCCTCCCGGCTCGAGGGGCCCGTGCGCACCGGACCGACCCTGCACGCCTGGCTCGAGGCGCACCGCACCGCGCTCGCCGAGGAGTTCGCCCGCACCGGCCAGGACGCCCTGCGGCGCGAGGTCCTGTCCGTGCACGAGGACACGTTCGTCTCCCGGGCCCTCGGCAACCGGTACCTGCGCTGGGCGTGGGACCGCGTCGTCGCGGGGCTCCCCGCGGGGGTGCGGCTGACGGTGCACCGCACCCGCGTCGTGGACGTGCTCGACGACCAGCGGGGCACGGACCGCCAGCACGCCGTGCTCGAGGACGGCACCACGCTCGACGTGGACGGGGTCGTCCTGGCGCAGGGGCACCCCGACGTGGTCCCGGGGCCGCGCGAGGTGGCGGCGCGGGAGTTCGCCGCCCGGCACGGGCTCGGGTACGTGGCCCCCGGCTACACGAGCGACCTCGGGCTGAGCGACGACGAGGAGACCCTGCCGCCCGGCCGCGACGTCCTGGTGGCGGGGATGGGCCTGGCCTTCGTCGACCTGCTCGTGCTGCTGACGCAGGGCCGGGGCGGCCGGTTCGAGGAGACCCCCGACGGTCCCGTCTACCACCGCAGCGGCCGGGAACCGGTGCTGCACGTGGGGTCGCGCCGCGGGGTCCCCTACCGCTCGAAGATCACCTACCAGCTCACCGAGCGGCCGGTGCTGCCCCGGTTCCTCACCGAGCAGGAGTTGCCGTCGCGCCCGGTGCTGGGCCTGCGGCGGGACGTGTGGCCGCTCGTGGCCAAGGAGCTCGCCGGTGCGCACTACGCCGAGCTGTTCCGCGCCCACCCGGGGCGGACCACCCTGGACCCGGCGGAGTTCGACCGCCGGTTCGCGACCGCCCGCTGGGGGGACCCGGACCTGGACGCCCTCGTCGCGCAGGCCGTCCCCGCCGCCGAGGACCGCTTCGACCTGCGCCGGCTGGACCGGCCGCTCGACGGGTGGTGGGCCCCGACGGGAGCAGCCGTGCACGACCGCGTCCGGGCCCACGTCGCCGCGGACGTCGAACGCAGGGGGGACCCGCGGTTCAGCATGGACGCGGCCGTGTTCTCCGCGCTGCTGTCCTGCTACGTCACCGTCGCCGGGCTCGCGCACGCGGGACGCCTGGACGACGACTCGGTGGCCGAGGTCGACGGCTGGTGGCACGGGTTGTTCAGCTACGTGGCGTCGGGGCCACCGCCGCGGCGCCTGCGCGAGCTGCTGGCGCTGGCCGACGCCGGGGTCGTCCGGTTCCTCGGCGCAGACGTCCGGTTCGCGCCCGACGAGGTCGGCGGGTGCTGGACCGCCCGCTCGTCGAACTCGCCCGACGCGACCAGCGCGGCCGTGCTCGTCGACGCCCGGCTGCCCCGGGCGCACGTCACCGAGAGCGCGGACCCGTTGCTGCGCAACCTCAGCGGCCGGGGGGAACTCAGCGAGCTCGCCGGCGGGAAGCTCGTCGTGGACACCGAGCAGCGCCTGGTCCACGCCGACGGCACCGTCCACCCGGGGCGGTTCGCGGTCGGGCCGTGGGTGGCGGGCGGCGGGTGGGCCGCGGCGTTCGCCCGACCCGGTCTGGACGCGGGGTTCTTCCGGCTCAACGACCGCGTGGCGCGTGGTCTGCTGGGCCTGGGTGCGGTCAGCGTCGTCGGCCCGCGCGCAGCCAGTACCGCGCCGTCCCGGCGAACGACGGCCGCCCGCTGA
- a CDS encoding ROK family protein, translated as MAWTPLTGTAHSIALEVLLDGPLPRSELARRLDLSAGTLTRLSRPLLDSGLLQEIGEAPDPVTGRPTRPMDVDERSHLFVGVKLTATTVHVVLTSLRATVLGTVEAVLPDPSPDSVRETVVGLVRAVVAEHDLLAPGNVRAVGVSLGGLVGADGHVLNASFLGWEDVPLGRDLEAELGLPVVVDNDLLSFARAEQWFGSARRCGHFAVLTIGEGLGYGLVVRDEVLDRPDAGVGLLGHFPLLPGGPLCPDGHQGCADALLTVAAVESRASAALRRPVRYEEVLDLAAEGDPLARRVVDDSAYGLGVLVAAIGNLTMPEKVILSGEGIRLAVVGQDALHRGLREHRSRYAGALDLEVQPTGFTEWARGAAVTAIRTFVLGSRTTG; from the coding sequence GTGGCCTGGACACCCCTGACGGGCACGGCGCACAGCATCGCCCTGGAGGTGCTGCTGGACGGGCCGCTGCCCCGCAGCGAGCTGGCCCGGCGCCTCGACCTCTCCGCCGGCACGCTGACGCGGCTGTCGCGGCCGCTGCTGGACTCCGGCCTGCTCCAGGAGATCGGGGAGGCCCCCGACCCGGTCACGGGCCGGCCGACCCGGCCCATGGACGTCGACGAGCGCTCCCACCTGTTCGTGGGCGTCAAGCTGACGGCGACGACCGTCCACGTCGTGCTGACCTCCTTGCGCGCCACCGTCCTCGGGACCGTCGAGGCCGTCCTGCCGGACCCCTCCCCCGACTCCGTCCGCGAGACCGTGGTCGGTCTGGTCCGCGCGGTGGTGGCCGAGCACGACCTCCTCGCGCCCGGGAACGTCCGGGCCGTCGGGGTCTCGCTCGGCGGTCTCGTCGGAGCGGACGGGCACGTGCTCAACGCGAGCTTCCTGGGCTGGGAGGACGTCCCCCTGGGCCGGGACCTGGAGGCCGAGCTGGGCCTGCCGGTCGTCGTCGACAACGACCTGCTGTCCTTCGCGCGCGCGGAGCAGTGGTTCGGCTCCGCGCGCCGCTGCGGGCACTTCGCCGTCCTGACCATCGGCGAAGGGCTGGGCTACGGCCTCGTCGTGCGCGACGAGGTGCTCGACCGCCCGGACGCCGGGGTGGGGCTGCTCGGGCACTTCCCGCTGCTGCCCGGGGGTCCCCTGTGCCCCGACGGGCACCAGGGCTGCGCCGACGCGCTGCTGACCGTGGCGGCCGTGGAGTCGCGCGCGTCCGCGGCGCTGCGCCGGCCCGTGCGGTACGAGGAGGTGCTCGACCTCGCCGCGGAGGGCGACCCGCTGGCGCGCCGCGTCGTCGACGACTCCGCCTACGGCCTCGGCGTCCTCGTCGCCGCGATCGGCAACCTCACCATGCCGGAGAAGGTCATCCTGTCCGGCGAGGGCATCCGGCTGGCCGTCGTCGGCCAGGACGCCCTGCACCGCGGCCTCCGGGAGCACCGCAGCCGCTACGCCGGCGCGCTGGACCTGGAGGTGCAGCCGACGGGGTTCACCGAGTGGGCCCGCGGCGCGGCGGTCACCGCGATCCGGACCTTCGTGCTCGGCAGCCGCACCACCGGCTGA
- a CDS encoding rhodanese-like domain-containing protein — protein MGYAGDLTPREAFDLVQDDPDAVLVDVRTEAEWRFVGVPSGLDRDPVLVSWLPVDPGRFLGELAAAGITPGADRAVVFLCRSGQRSVGAADTATAAGIGPSYNVLEGFEGPLDEEGHRGGTGWRAAGLPWRQS, from the coding sequence GTGGGCTACGCCGGCGACCTCACCCCGCGTGAGGCCTTCGACCTGGTGCAGGACGACCCGGACGCCGTCCTCGTGGACGTGCGCACCGAGGCGGAGTGGCGCTTCGTGGGGGTCCCGAGCGGTCTGGACCGCGACCCGGTCCTCGTCTCGTGGCTGCCCGTCGACCCCGGGCGCTTCCTCGGGGAACTGGCCGCCGCGGGCATCACGCCGGGCGCGGACCGCGCGGTCGTCTTCCTGTGCCGTTCCGGGCAGCGGTCCGTCGGCGCGGCCGACACCGCGACGGCGGCCGGGATCGGGCCCAGCTACAACGTGCTCGAGGGTTTCGAGGGACCGCTGGACGAGGAGGGGCACCGCGGCGGCACCGGCTGGCGGGCCGCGGGGCTGCCCTGGCGGCAGTCGTGA
- a CDS encoding cobalamin-independent methionine synthase II family protein — translation MTRSVPVSHAGSLPRTAELIAANEARTLAADGFTLERTPEFEALLTDAVVDLVRRQRDLGVTVVGDGEYGKAMTSAVDYGAWWSYSFQRVAGLEVTGEDLFTQPVVRSAPGDVRLTSFPDRRDWTIFRDAYTDPASGISTGETATAFPATTGPLSYTGQGAIASDIANLKAGLAAAGVEEGFITSLSPGSGARISNRYYATEEEHIWAWADVMREEYRAVVDAGLTVQIDDPSIAENWDQINPEPSVEDYRAFTRIRVEALNHALRGLPPEQVRFHLCWGSWHGPHTTDVEFRHIVDLMLEIDAGSYSFEAANVRHEHEWKVWRDVELPAGKRIVPGIVSHATNVVEHPELVADRIERFASVVGAENVVASTDCGLGGRIHPQIAVAKLAALGEGARIAGSRLFR, via the coding sequence GTGACCAGGTCCGTCCCCGTCTCCCACGCCGGCAGCCTCCCGCGCACCGCGGAACTCATCGCCGCCAACGAGGCCCGCACGCTCGCCGCGGACGGTTTCACCCTCGAGCGCACCCCCGAGTTCGAGGCGCTGCTCACCGACGCCGTCGTCGACCTCGTGCGCCGCCAGCGCGACCTCGGCGTGACGGTCGTCGGCGACGGGGAGTACGGCAAGGCGATGACGAGCGCCGTCGACTACGGCGCCTGGTGGTCCTACTCGTTCCAGCGCGTGGCGGGTCTGGAGGTGACGGGGGAGGACCTGTTCACCCAGCCGGTCGTCCGGTCCGCGCCGGGCGACGTCCGGCTCACGAGCTTCCCCGACCGGCGGGACTGGACGATCTTCCGCGACGCGTACACCGACCCGGCGTCGGGGATCTCGACGGGTGAGACCGCGACGGCGTTCCCCGCCACGACCGGCCCGCTGTCCTACACGGGCCAGGGAGCCATCGCCTCCGACATCGCCAACCTCAAGGCCGGCCTGGCCGCGGCCGGGGTCGAGGAGGGTTTCATCACCTCGCTGTCGCCGGGCAGCGGGGCGCGCATCTCCAACCGGTACTACGCGACCGAGGAGGAGCACATCTGGGCGTGGGCGGACGTCATGCGCGAGGAGTACCGCGCGGTCGTCGACGCCGGGCTCACCGTGCAGATCGACGACCCGTCCATCGCGGAAAACTGGGACCAGATCAACCCCGAACCCTCCGTGGAGGACTACCGCGCCTTCACCCGGATCCGCGTCGAGGCGTTGAACCACGCCCTGCGCGGGCTGCCCCCGGAGCAGGTGCGGTTCCACCTGTGCTGGGGCAGCTGGCACGGTCCGCACACCACCGACGTCGAGTTCCGGCACATCGTCGACCTCATGCTCGAGATCGACGCGGGGTCGTACTCCTTCGAGGCCGCCAACGTGCGGCACGAGCACGAGTGGAAGGTCTGGCGCGACGTCGAACTGCCGGCCGGCAAGAGGATCGTGCCCGGGATCGTCAGCCACGCGACGAACGTCGTGGAGCACCCCGAACTCGTCGCCGACCGCATCGAGCGGTTCGCCTCCGTCGTCGGCGCGGAGAACGTCGTCGCCTCCACCGACTGCGGGCTCGGCGGCCGCATCCACCCCCAGATCGCCGTGGCCAAGCTCGCGGCCCTGGGGGAGGGCGCCCGGATCGCCGGGTCCCGACTGTTCCGGTGA
- a CDS encoding O-succinylhomoserine sulfhydrylase, translating to MSGRRDRRPDTAAVRGGLARSPFEETAEAMYLTSGYVYESAAAAEAAFAGDVDRYVYSRYGNPTVSVFTERLRQLEGAQACYGLASGMSAVFYALAALLGAGDRVVAARSLFGSCFVVLDEVLPRWGVETVFVDGEDLGQWERALAPGAQAVFFETPANPMQTLVDVAAVSELAHEAGATVVVDNAFASPVGQRPLRFGADVVVYSATKHIDGQGRVMGGAVLGSEEFLGGRFRELTRHTGPTLSPFNAWTLAKGLETLSLRVRHSSANALRIAEHLERRPGIRWVRYPVLDSHPQVDLARRQMDLGGTVVTFELDAPQGRGKERAFEVLDALQVVDISNNLGDAKSLATHPATTTHRRLGPDGRAAIGLTDGVLRLSVGLEDVEDLLEDLDHALTRATPRP from the coding sequence GTGAGCGGACGGCGGGACCGGCGACCGGACACCGCGGCCGTCCGCGGCGGGCTGGCCCGCTCCCCGTTCGAGGAGACGGCCGAGGCGATGTACCTCACGTCGGGCTACGTGTACGAGAGCGCCGCCGCGGCGGAGGCGGCCTTCGCCGGCGACGTCGACCGGTACGTCTACTCCCGCTACGGCAACCCGACGGTGTCGGTGTTCACGGAGCGGCTGCGGCAGCTGGAGGGGGCGCAGGCCTGCTACGGCCTGGCCAGCGGCATGTCCGCCGTGTTCTACGCCCTCGCCGCCCTCCTCGGGGCGGGCGACCGGGTCGTCGCGGCCCGCAGCCTCTTCGGGTCCTGCTTCGTCGTCCTCGACGAGGTCCTGCCCCGCTGGGGCGTGGAGACGGTGTTCGTCGACGGTGAGGACCTCGGGCAGTGGGAACGGGCCCTGGCCCCGGGAGCCCAGGCGGTGTTCTTCGAGACCCCGGCCAACCCGATGCAGACCCTCGTCGACGTCGCGGCGGTCTCCGAGCTCGCGCACGAGGCCGGGGCGACCGTCGTCGTCGACAACGCGTTCGCGTCCCCGGTCGGGCAGCGCCCGTTGCGGTTCGGCGCGGACGTCGTCGTGTACTCCGCGACGAAGCACATCGACGGCCAGGGGCGCGTCATGGGCGGGGCGGTCCTCGGCTCCGAGGAGTTCCTCGGCGGGCGGTTCCGGGAACTCACCCGGCACACCGGGCCGACGCTCAGCCCCTTCAACGCCTGGACCCTGGCGAAGGGCCTGGAAACCCTCAGCCTGCGGGTGCGGCACTCGTCGGCGAACGCGCTGCGGATCGCCGAGCACCTGGAACGGCGACCCGGGATCCGCTGGGTGCGCTACCCCGTGCTGGACAGCCACCCGCAGGTCGACCTCGCGCGGCGGCAGATGGACCTCGGCGGCACCGTCGTGACGTTCGAGCTCGACGCCCCGCAGGGCCGCGGCAAGGAGCGCGCCTTCGAGGTCCTCGACGCCCTGCAGGTCGTCGACATCTCCAACAACCTCGGTGACGCCAAGTCCCTGGCCACCCACCCGGCGACGACGACGCACCGCCGGCTCGGTCCGGACGGCCGCGCCGCCATCGGCCTGACCGACGGCGTCCTGCGCCTGTCCGTCGGCCTCGAGGACGTGGAGGACCTCCTGGAGGACCTCGACCACGCCCTCACCCGCGCGACCCCGCGCCCCTGA
- a CDS encoding ABC transporter substrate-binding protein, which yields MNRPSTESEYLAGLVPASAGRHGFSRRSMLRGSLLAAGLPALLAACGDGGGSGGGGGGGGEVTLGSNFSDEVPLKTMNAMVAAAEEQQDISVKLNTIDHTTFQNNINNYLQGSPDDVFSWFAGYRMQFFAAQGLASDISDIWETIGSDYTEAFKKASTGEDGKQYFVPTTYGPWAVFYRKSLWQERGYQAPETLDEMKTLATQMQQDGLVPLAFADKEGWPAMGTFDQLNMRLNGYQFHVDLMAGEESWTDPKVKNVFDTWRGLLPLSQSDSLGRTWQEAATGIVNKTSGMMVIGSFISQQFDEADQDDIDFFNFPEIDPAIGADAVEAPIDGFMMSERPRNEDGARELLLYLGSPENGVVQTTNDPSGIAANTESDRSHYTELQKKCADFVANAKSISQFMDRDTRPDFASTVMIPSLQSFIQNPNDIDGLCTQIENQKKSIFTS from the coding sequence ATGAACCGCCCCAGCACCGAATCCGAGTACCTCGCCGGCCTCGTGCCCGCGTCCGCCGGCCGGCACGGCTTCAGCCGCCGGTCGATGCTGCGCGGCTCGCTCCTGGCCGCCGGGCTCCCCGCTCTGCTCGCCGCGTGCGGCGACGGGGGCGGATCCGGCGGTGGGGGTGGAGGTGGGGGCGAGGTGACCCTGGGTTCCAACTTCTCCGACGAGGTGCCCCTGAAGACCATGAACGCCATGGTGGCGGCCGCGGAGGAGCAGCAGGACATCTCGGTCAAGCTCAACACGATCGACCACACGACCTTCCAGAACAACATCAACAACTACCTGCAGGGCAGCCCCGACGACGTCTTCTCGTGGTTCGCCGGCTACCGGATGCAGTTCTTCGCGGCCCAAGGGCTGGCGTCGGACATCTCCGACATCTGGGAGACGATCGGCTCGGACTACACCGAGGCGTTCAAGAAGGCCTCGACCGGTGAGGACGGCAAGCAGTACTTCGTCCCCACCACGTACGGGCCGTGGGCGGTCTTCTACCGCAAGTCCCTGTGGCAGGAGCGGGGCTACCAGGCCCCCGAGACCCTGGACGAGATGAAGACCCTCGCCACGCAGATGCAGCAGGACGGTCTGGTCCCCCTCGCGTTCGCCGACAAGGAGGGCTGGCCGGCGATGGGCACGTTCGACCAGCTCAACATGCGCCTCAACGGCTACCAGTTCCACGTCGACCTCATGGCCGGCGAGGAGTCCTGGACCGACCCGAAGGTCAAGAACGTGTTCGACACCTGGCGCGGGCTGTTGCCGCTCTCCCAGTCCGACTCCCTGGGGCGCACCTGGCAGGAGGCGGCGACCGGGATCGTCAACAAGACGTCCGGCATGATGGTCATCGGGTCCTTCATCAGCCAGCAGTTCGACGAGGCCGACCAGGACGACATCGACTTCTTCAACTTCCCGGAGATCGACCCCGCCATCGGCGCCGACGCCGTGGAGGCCCCCATCGACGGCTTCATGATGTCCGAGCGCCCCCGCAACGAGGACGGCGCCAGGGAGCTGCTCCTCTACCTGGGCTCCCCGGAGAACGGCGTGGTCCAGACGACGAACGACCCGTCGGGGATCGCGGCGAACACCGAGTCGGACAGGTCGCACTACACCGAGCTGCAGAAGAAGTGCGCCGACTTCGTCGCGAACGCGAAGTCCATCTCGCAGTTCATGGACCGCGACACCCGTCCGGACTTCGCCTCGACGGTCATGATCCCCTCGCTGCAGTCGTTCATCCAGAACCCGAACGACATCGACGGGCTCTGCACCCAGATCGAGAACCAGAAGAAGAGCATCTTCACCTCCTGA